A genomic window from Helicobacter suis HS1 includes:
- a CDS encoding DNA-directed RNA polymerase subunit omega, whose product MRTEEIVAKALERVNGDRYILSNLIFSRVRQLGAGTRPLVAMDIKTHKPTDIAILEIAEGKISLDRIDERY is encoded by the coding sequence TTGAGAACAGAAGAAATTGTAGCTAAGGCACTAGAAAGAGTTAATGGAGATCGCTATATTTTATCTAACCTCATCTTTTCTCGGGTTAGACAATTAGGAGCGGGTACAAGGCCTTTAGTGGCGATGGATATTAAAACCCATAAACCAACAGATATTGCCATTCTTGAGATTGCAGAGGGAAAAATTAGTCTAGATCGCATTGATGAAAGATACTAA
- a CDS encoding adenosylmethionine--8-amino-7-oxononanoate transaminase, which translates to MHDYKDLPLLPIKRAEGVYLYDFEDRCYLDGISSWWVNLFGHNHPYINAKLKEQIESFAHVLLAGLTHPPIITLSKRLCALSGFDKCFYTDNGSSCVEVALKMSYHSHLLKGEIRDKFLSLQNSYHGETLGVLSVGGVGLYKDTYSPLFCTHLQTPVPKNTEDIPKALQALERILDQHHTRISAFILEPLIQCAGCMHFYSADYVKEATRMCQERGIYVIFDEIAVGFGRTGSMFAFEQCGVKPDFLCLSKGISGGYLPLAVLLTTDSIYNQFYAPYANNQNFLHSHSYTGNALACACANATLDLFEKGGVVVKNQKLSLAIQAIMQEYLAGLKGVVNLRACGMVFAFELEGYTEDLRLSLAIFQKALQKGLLLRPLNNTIYFMPAYIITQEQVQKAMQAIREVVLELIQT; encoded by the coding sequence ATGCATGATTATAAAGACCTCCCTCTTTTGCCTATCAAGAGAGCAGAAGGGGTTTATCTTTATGACTTTGAGGACAGGTGCTATTTAGACGGGATTAGTAGCTGGTGGGTTAATCTCTTTGGGCATAACCACCCCTATATTAATGCCAAATTAAAAGAGCAAATAGAAAGCTTTGCCCATGTACTGCTTGCTGGCCTCACCCACCCTCCAATCATCACACTATCCAAACGGCTTTGTGCTTTAAGTGGCTTTGATAAGTGTTTTTATACGGATAATGGCTCTTCTTGTGTGGAAGTGGCCTTGAAAATGAGTTATCATAGCCACCTTCTAAAAGGAGAGATTAGAGATAAATTTCTCTCTTTGCAAAATAGCTACCATGGCGAAACTCTAGGGGTCTTAAGTGTGGGAGGTGTGGGGCTTTACAAGGATACTTATAGCCCGCTTTTTTGCACGCATTTGCAAACCCCCGTGCCTAAAAATACAGAAGATATTCCTAAAGCTTTGCAAGCCTTAGAGCGTATTTTAGATCAACACCATACCCGTATTAGTGCTTTTATTTTAGAACCTTTAATTCAGTGTGCCGGCTGTATGCATTTTTATAGCGCTGACTATGTTAAAGAGGCTACGCGCATGTGCCAAGAGAGGGGTATTTATGTGATCTTTGATGAAATTGCGGTGGGCTTTGGGCGCACAGGGAGCATGTTTGCCTTTGAACAATGCGGGGTTAAACCGGATTTTTTATGCCTCTCTAAAGGCATTTCTGGAGGGTATTTGCCTTTGGCAGTGCTTTTAACCACAGATAGCATTTATAACCAGTTTTACGCCCCCTATGCTAATAATCAAAACTTCCTGCACTCTCATAGCTACACAGGTAACGCTTTAGCCTGCGCGTGTGCCAACGCGACGCTTGATCTTTTTGAAAAAGGGGGCGTGGTTGTAAAAAACCAAAAACTAAGTTTAGCAATTCAAGCGATCATGCAAGAGTATTTAGCAGGGCTTAAGGGTGTGGTTAATCTGCGCGCTTGTGGCATGGTTTTTGCCTTTGAATTAGAGGGCTATACTGAAGATTTACGCCTAAGTTTAGCGATCTTTCAAAAGGCTTTACAAAAGGGCTTGTTGTTACGGCCTCTTAACAACACTATTTATTTCATGCCCGCCTATATCATCACACAAGAGCAGGTACAAAAGGCTATGCAGGCCATAAGAGAGGTTGTTTTAGAGTTGATTCAAACTTAA
- a CDS encoding peptidylprolyl isomerase — MISWMQKHKKYLVVTIWISTIAFVAAGMIGWGQYSFSMANGNVAKVGRVLISEEELDREHRRLLDIYSQSIPNFKDLSEKEVKALGLEHNALTLLINQALLKNLALDLGLGVSGSEVIAEIQKSTAFQNEGHFDEALYKKILQENRYRPSAFEEGIKNALLLQKISALFPQAITPLEEEAFLWPLRLQDQVRIEVLEPKEVVVTQQALRDYYNQHKNTYKKPPSYTLAASHITDTDIEPAKQEQLQAYYEKNKQVYTLQGKVQDFMQVKIKVSHDYFQEKARDLALQKYLALKNNTFKPATEVITKLPYPAEIATKIETMHPGEVLKPQKYKDGWLVVKLVSKQTDQLQSFEEAKEEVRIAVVEQEQRKWLKQEASKQLPHFKGDDIGFLSLDFKGNIHDLGEQSSKELVGYIFKHPYKEGFVILKGPKAVLYRVYSQDFKHPVPNSKDFKQVVSNLKAQSFDAMLVAMLKQRYQVHVYAK; from the coding sequence ATGATCTCATGGATGCAAAAGCATAAGAAGTATTTAGTTGTTACGATTTGGATCAGCACAATCGCTTTTGTGGCTGCTGGAATGATTGGCTGGGGGCAGTATAGTTTTTCTATGGCTAATGGGAATGTGGCTAAAGTGGGGCGCGTACTGATTAGTGAGGAGGAACTAGACAGGGAGCATAGACGGCTTTTAGATATTTATAGCCAGTCTATTCCTAATTTTAAAGATTTGAGTGAAAAAGAGGTTAAAGCATTAGGCCTTGAACACAACGCGCTTACTCTTTTAATTAACCAAGCTTTGCTCAAAAATCTAGCGCTAGATTTGGGATTGGGGGTGAGTGGGTCTGAGGTGATAGCAGAAATTCAGAAGAGTACGGCTTTTCAAAATGAGGGGCATTTTGATGAGGCTTTGTATAAAAAAATACTCCAAGAAAACCGCTACCGCCCTAGCGCCTTTGAGGAAGGTATTAAAAATGCCCTGCTGTTACAAAAAATTTCAGCCCTCTTCCCCCAAGCCATTACTCCCTTAGAAGAAGAAGCCTTCTTGTGGCCTTTGAGATTACAAGATCAAGTACGCATTGAAGTTTTAGAACCTAAAGAGGTGGTAGTTACACAACAAGCCCTTAGGGATTATTATAACCAGCATAAAAACACCTATAAAAAACCCCCTAGCTATACTCTAGCTGCCTCGCATATCACAGATACAGATATAGAGCCTGCTAAACAAGAGCAGTTACAGGCTTATTATGAGAAAAACAAACAGGTTTACACTTTACAGGGTAAAGTACAAGATTTCATGCAGGTTAAAATAAAAGTTAGCCATGATTATTTCCAAGAAAAGGCAAGAGATTTAGCTTTGCAAAAATACTTAGCACTCAAAAATAACACTTTTAAACCCGCTACTGAGGTGATAACCAAATTACCCTACCCAGCAGAAATTGCCACTAAAATAGAAACGATGCACCCGGGGGAGGTACTCAAGCCACAAAAGTATAAAGACGGCTGGTTGGTTGTTAAACTTGTTAGTAAACAAACTGATCAACTCCAAAGTTTTGAGGAGGCTAAAGAGGAGGTGCGCATAGCTGTAGTAGAACAAGAGCAAAGAAAATGGCTAAAGCAAGAGGCATCTAAACAACTTCCTCATTTTAAAGGAGATGATATTGGTTTCTTATCGCTTGATTTTAAAGGCAATATCCATGATTTAGGAGAGCAATCCTCTAAGGAGCTGGTGGGTTATATCTTTAAACACCCTTATAAAGAAGGTTTTGTGATTTTAAAAGGACCTAAAGCTGTGCTTTATCGTGTTTACTCCCAAGATTTTAAACACCCCGTCCCTAATTCTAAGGATTTTAAACAGGTAGTGAGTAATCTTAAAGCCCAATCTTTTGATGCGATGTTAGTGGCTATGCTCAAACAACGCTATCAAGTGCATGTTTATGCCAAGTAG
- the ftsA gene encoding cell division protein FtsA, whose protein sequence is MNPIILGVDIGSSKICAIIAEIKEGTPQVIGVSVHKSEGVKKGNISNISQAGEIVKRAIEDAKRMAGLNFVEKAIVSISGACTQSVNSSGLINVPNNEITLKEINRVLDTALHSAHIPTGYEVIHILPYQFKLDNQDNIEDPMGMSGSRLEVSTHIVTVQRSSLENLRRTIQIAGVKIENVVLSAYAASIAVLNEDDKALGVACIDLGGGTCNMMVYGGSSMCFNNYLNVGSEHIRDDLASILEVPLGVAEYIKRQYGNLIAEESDQEIEVPDISSENKKNRLSLKLVHDIIRARVVETFDVLNRRLKQSNLQDSIRRGVVLTGGMTHVEGIRNVASVIFGNIPVRIAKPVELNGLFEELKDPTSSVAIGLILYGAGKHTNYEKDSEKVIRYKENKHTELPSAFTYTQERNYIETDLTNLKHTNEVESVKERKKDIMYPHKEVPKRGGFLERIKEWGSKLF, encoded by the coding sequence TTGAATCCGATTATTCTTGGTGTAGATATTGGTTCTAGTAAGATTTGTGCCATCATTGCTGAGATCAAAGAGGGAACACCCCAAGTAATTGGCGTGAGTGTGCATAAATCTGAGGGGGTTAAAAAGGGCAATATTAGCAATATCAGCCAAGCGGGCGAAATTGTTAAAAGAGCCATTGAAGATGCTAAACGCATGGCCGGGCTAAACTTTGTTGAAAAGGCCATTGTTTCTATCTCTGGGGCATGTACTCAAAGTGTGAATAGTTCTGGGCTTATTAATGTGCCTAATAATGAAATTACGCTTAAAGAGATCAACCGCGTATTAGATACAGCTTTACATAGCGCGCATATCCCTACCGGTTATGAAGTCATTCATATTTTGCCCTATCAGTTTAAACTAGATAACCAAGATAATATTGAAGATCCTATGGGCATGAGTGGATCGCGTTTGGAAGTTTCTACCCATATTGTAACCGTGCAGCGCAGTAGTTTAGAAAACTTAAGGCGGACAATCCAAATTGCGGGGGTAAAAATTGAAAATGTGGTTTTAAGTGCCTATGCCGCCTCTATTGCCGTGCTTAATGAAGATGATAAAGCCTTGGGTGTGGCCTGTATTGATCTAGGCGGAGGGACTTGTAACATGATGGTTTATGGGGGTAGTTCTATGTGTTTTAATAACTACCTTAATGTAGGATCAGAGCACATTAGAGACGATCTAGCCAGTATTTTAGAAGTACCTTTAGGTGTTGCGGAGTATATCAAGCGCCAGTATGGAAATCTCATTGCAGAGGAGAGCGATCAAGAAATTGAAGTGCCAGATATTTCCTCAGAAAATAAGAAAAACCGCCTTTCATTAAAGTTAGTACATGACATTATCCGCGCGCGGGTGGTAGAAACTTTTGATGTGCTTAATCGCCGTTTAAAGCAAAGCAACTTGCAAGATAGTATCCGTAGGGGAGTGGTGCTAACTGGGGGCATGACGCATGTAGAGGGGATTAGAAATGTCGCCTCAGTGATTTTTGGAAATATCCCTGTACGCATCGCTAAACCCGTTGAACTAAATGGTCTATTTGAAGAATTAAAAGATCCAACTAGTTCGGTTGCCATTGGTTTAATTTTATACGGAGCGGGCAAGCACACTAATTATGAAAAAGATTCAGAAAAAGTGATTCGTTACAAAGAGAATAAACATACAGAATTGCCCTCTGCCTTTACCTATACCCAAGAGCGTAATTACATTGAAACCGATTTAACTAATCTAAAACACACCAACGAGGTAGAGAGTGTAAAGGAGAGAAAAAAAGATATAATGTATCCCCATAAAGAAGTACCTAAAAGAGGGGGGTTTTTAGAGCGGATTAAGGAGTGGGGCTCTAAGTTATTTTAA
- the ftsZ gene encoding cell division protein FtsZ: MVVALEEDIGVEEIFETNGAKIVVIGVGGGGSNMIAHLIATGTYKDITLVAANTDGQALKASCAKNKIRLGEKITGGRGAGMKPEIGKQAAQECVEAIKEMVTGADLVFISAGLGGGTGTGAAPVIAQIAKDSGALTVSVVTKPFNFEGKKRAKIAEEGLKELKAVSDSIVVIPNEKLVGFIDKNAGMQDSFKEVNNVLAKAVNGISSMIINYGENDINVDFADLKTVMNHRGLALMGIGEATGVNAATVAVENAIASPLFDNVSINGAMGVLINFECHPDYPLLEITNSVSIVESMADDDADIIFGKCTSANMPTDHVKVTIVATGFEKPTENKEEKVESAPSFSKGTLEGLRLASSGDYGDVDLDVPAYLRHQKD, translated from the coding sequence ATAGTTGTGGCGTTAGAGGAAGATATAGGTGTAGAGGAAATTTTTGAAACCAATGGGGCTAAGATTGTCGTAATTGGCGTAGGGGGTGGAGGATCAAATATGATCGCCCACCTGATTGCTACGGGTACTTATAAAGATATTACTCTAGTAGCGGCTAATACAGACGGGCAGGCGCTTAAAGCCTCCTGTGCTAAGAATAAAATCCGCTTAGGTGAGAAGATTACAGGCGGAAGGGGGGCGGGCATGAAGCCTGAGATTGGCAAACAAGCAGCCCAAGAGTGCGTAGAGGCCATTAAAGAAATGGTTACAGGTGCGGATCTAGTTTTTATTTCAGCTGGTTTAGGCGGAGGAACTGGCACGGGGGCTGCTCCGGTAATTGCTCAGATTGCTAAGGATTCGGGGGCATTAACCGTTTCTGTAGTTACCAAACCCTTTAATTTTGAGGGTAAAAAGCGCGCTAAGATTGCCGAAGAAGGGCTAAAAGAACTTAAGGCCGTGAGCGATTCAATTGTTGTGATTCCTAATGAAAAATTAGTGGGCTTTATTGATAAAAATGCAGGCATGCAAGATAGCTTTAAAGAGGTCAATAATGTCTTAGCTAAAGCGGTTAATGGCATCTCTAGCATGATTATTAACTATGGCGAGAACGACATCAATGTAGACTTTGCGGATTTAAAAACCGTGATGAATCACCGCGGGTTAGCTTTAATGGGCATAGGTGAGGCTACCGGAGTAAATGCTGCTACTGTAGCGGTAGAAAATGCCATTGCCTCCCCACTCTTTGATAATGTATCCATTAATGGCGCGATGGGCGTACTCATTAACTTTGAATGCCACCCAGATTACCCGCTTTTAGAGATCACTAATTCTGTTTCTATTGTGGAGTCTATGGCAGATGATGATGCAGATATTATTTTTGGTAAGTGTACTTCAGCTAACATGCCAACCGATCATGTGAAGGTTACGATCGTGGCTACTGGTTTTGAAAAGCCTACAGAAAATAAAGAGGAAAAAGTAGAATCTGCGCCTAGTTTTTCTAAGGGTACTTTAGAGGGTTTGCGTTTAGCTAGTAGTGGAGATTATGGAGATGTGGATTTAGATGTTCCTGCTTATTTGCGCCACCAAAAGGATTAA
- the tgt gene encoding tRNA guanosine(34) transglycosylase Tgt yields the protein MDFRLDRIDGKARATTLFLSHGMVQTPIFMPVGTQASVKSLDALDLQNLQAPIILANTYHLYLRPGAACIEQLGGLHGFTQFPGNFLTDSGGFQAFSLSSNAKPHDQGIVFKSHIDGSTHLFTPSKVLDIQYALNSDICMVLDDLVGLPAPIDRLKISVQKTTAWALESLKYHKEHAKPNHHIFAIVQGGIDQELRKQSALDLCDLDFDGFAIGGLAVGENAQEMYAAIEYTEAFLPTHKPRYLMGVGTPQDLLEAIERGVDMFDCVMPTRNARNGTLFSSEGKISIKSAQYKQSQDPLDLNCTCYTCKHYSKAYLSHLFRAKELLYFRLASLHNLFFYLQLVRGAREAILEGRYAHFKAFWSERL from the coding sequence ATGGATTTTAGGCTAGACCGGATAGATGGCAAAGCCCGCGCGACAACTTTATTTTTATCCCATGGAATGGTACAAACCCCTATTTTTATGCCCGTAGGCACACAAGCTAGCGTGAAGAGTTTAGACGCTTTAGACCTGCAAAATCTCCAAGCCCCCATTATTCTAGCCAACACCTACCACCTCTATTTAAGACCGGGGGCGGCATGTATTGAGCAATTAGGCGGGTTGCATGGTTTTACCCAATTTCCGGGTAATTTTTTAACCGATAGCGGGGGGTTTCAGGCCTTCTCTCTTTCAAGCAACGCTAAACCCCACGATCAAGGAATCGTATTTAAATCCCATATTGACGGTAGCACTCATCTTTTTACGCCCTCTAAAGTACTAGATATTCAATATGCCCTTAATAGCGATATTTGTATGGTTTTAGATGATTTGGTGGGTTTGCCAGCCCCAATAGATCGCCTCAAAATCTCTGTACAAAAAACCACTGCTTGGGCGTTAGAAAGTCTGAAATACCATAAAGAACATGCTAAGCCCAATCACCATATCTTTGCCATTGTACAAGGGGGCATTGATCAAGAACTACGCAAACAAAGCGCTTTAGATCTGTGTGATCTAGATTTTGATGGTTTTGCTATTGGCGGATTAGCGGTAGGAGAAAATGCGCAAGAGATGTATGCGGCTATAGAGTATACAGAAGCCTTTTTACCTACGCATAAACCGCGCTATTTAATGGGAGTGGGTACGCCACAGGATTTATTAGAAGCTATCGAGCGGGGGGTGGATATGTTTGATTGTGTGATGCCTACGCGCAATGCTAGAAATGGGACGCTTTTTAGCTCAGAGGGTAAAATTTCTATCAAATCCGCACAATATAAGCAAAGCCAAGACCCCCTTGATCTTAACTGCACCTGCTATACCTGTAAACACTACTCTAAAGCGTATTTAAGCCACCTTTTTAGGGCTAAAGAATTGCTTTATTTTCGTTTGGCTAGTTTACACAACCTCTTTTTTTATCTACAACTAGTACGCGGCGCTAGAGAGGCGATTTTAGAGGGGCGTTATGCTCACTTTAAGGCTTTTTGGTCTGAGAGGCTTTAA
- a CDS encoding COG3400 family protein, translating into MKKVALIVEGVVAKKFMELVVSKFFSNNFYLVITKDPSCLPSTLPSTFEVHVFDPTSAYRLYPFIDANVSDIFILLENTQEQQVIYEIIRQKNKEARLIVNQGLEGVKDERLVLIDHTQIIANKFIAKIPNVPSVPQGFGLEQGEVMEIGVPFGSVFAYRHIGSLHQKDYRIVGVYRKNEFYLSHSAMVIQPRDQLLAVGNPETLNNVYLQVRSNVGQFPAPFGRDIYLYIDMRLQSMEALERDIDQALVLHDQLKSAMLYIKVLHPTYTAFIEKIRAIESKDIRIVLDFKGSCFAEKLQVDSQKKIGLVVVGKEIFNKRDNRKVLFEILTPIFKTSIKGFKGISKSMVVLNKDMEQNEDISSVMFDVCAQMNLDMLLYDFDPDKRYKVEVIENYEHLSHIYNRKIKVIRTHVKNPVLFLRSLETPVVQFLPFESCITKNQFFWMFSTKVERIVFLSDIHPQMFIPVVE; encoded by the coding sequence TTGAAAAAGGTTGCGTTAATTGTTGAGGGCGTGGTGGCTAAAAAGTTTATGGAGTTGGTGGTCTCCAAATTTTTTAGCAATAATTTTTATCTGGTAATCACCAAAGACCCTAGCTGTTTGCCAAGTACTTTGCCTAGTACCTTTGAGGTACATGTATTTGATCCCACCTCTGCTTATCGTCTTTACCCTTTTATTGATGCCAATGTAAGCGATATATTTATTCTGCTAGAAAATACCCAAGAACAACAGGTTATCTATGAAATTATCCGGCAGAAAAATAAAGAAGCCCGTTTGATTGTGAATCAAGGGTTAGAGGGGGTTAAAGATGAGAGGCTTGTATTAATTGATCACACCCAGATTATTGCTAATAAATTCATCGCTAAAATCCCCAATGTCCCCAGTGTACCGCAAGGTTTTGGGCTTGAGCAGGGGGAGGTGATGGAAATTGGTGTACCCTTTGGGAGTGTCTTTGCCTACCGCCACATCGGTTCTTTACACCAAAAAGATTACCGCATTGTTGGGGTATACCGGAAAAATGAATTTTATTTAAGCCACTCTGCTATGGTGATTCAACCAAGAGATCAACTACTAGCTGTGGGTAATCCAGAAACACTTAATAATGTCTATTTGCAAGTAAGAAGCAATGTAGGGCAATTTCCTGCTCCCTTTGGAAGAGATATTTACCTTTATATTGACATGCGCTTGCAATCCATGGAGGCCTTAGAAAGAGATATTGACCAAGCACTGGTTTTACACGATCAACTCAAAAGCGCCATGCTTTATATCAAAGTTCTCCACCCCACCTACACAGCCTTTATTGAGAAAATCCGCGCCATTGAATCTAAAGATATTCGTATTGTTCTAGACTTTAAAGGCTCTTGTTTTGCAGAAAAACTCCAAGTAGATAGCCAAAAGAAAATTGGTCTAGTGGTGGTTGGCAAAGAAATTTTTAACAAACGGGATAACCGCAAGGTTTTATTTGAAATCTTAACACCGATTTTTAAAACAAGCATCAAGGGTTTTAAAGGGATTAGCAAAAGCATGGTTGTGTTAAACAAGGACATGGAACAAAACGAGGACATCTCTTCTGTGATGTTTGATGTGTGTGCGCAAATGAATTTAGACATGTTATTATACGACTTCGATCCAGATAAGCGTTACAAAGTAGAGGTTATTGAAAATTACGAACATCTCTCCCACATTTACAACCGGAAAATCAAGGTGATTCGCACACATGTTAAAAACCCCGTGCTATTTCTAAGAAGTTTAGAAACCCCTGTAGTGCAGTTTTTACCCTTTGAATCTTGTATTACAAAAAACCAGTTTTTTTGGATGTTTTCTACTAAAGTAGAACGAATCGTATTTTTAAGCGATATACACCCGCAAATGTTTATCCCGGTGGTGGAGTGA
- a CDS encoding mechanosensitive ion channel family protein, whose product MKNLKADTLEASALNHSLKTLQHQEKLLESYKTNPFKELVEKPAITNIPNITSPLAIVTGLSFIKTMRAKLITMQQHQKILKQIIIALNQKIEILTKLQTMQPKQWDVAIYQERVKKIEFESAQDLLKASLDAYAKDMEENTQNIKSQIRDQVFKLLYVLLIACSSIVLAWILKHLSHKYLYSDERAYTINKAINFINANVVVLIFLFAYLENVSYLVTMLGFVGAGFAIAMRDLFMSMLGWFSIVLKGSLHVGDRIKVAKDGMVYIGDVLDISMLYITLFEDVTLTTYLKNNGRAGRIIFIPNNYVFTGLVSNYSHLGLKTVWDSVDFFLTFDSNHQRAMDIALKIATTHSQPYSEIAQTQFSKMRTKYALRTIEVAPKVYTMTEKDGMRLYVSYLTNAYATLSLRSKISTDVVQAFLKTRDVFLSTALKEIQEKQESSL is encoded by the coding sequence TTGAAAAATCTTAAAGCAGATACTTTAGAGGCTAGCGCGCTTAATCACAGCCTAAAAACTTTGCAACACCAAGAAAAATTGCTTGAATCGTATAAAACTAACCCTTTTAAAGAACTAGTCGAAAAACCTGCTATCACTAATATTCCCAATATCACCAGCCCTTTAGCCATTGTAACCGGCCTCTCTTTTATTAAAACCATGCGCGCTAAGTTAATCACTATGCAGCAACACCAAAAAATCCTCAAGCAGATCATTATTGCGCTTAATCAAAAAATAGAAATTCTAACAAAATTACAAACCATGCAGCCTAAACAATGGGATGTAGCCATTTATCAAGAACGGGTTAAAAAAATTGAATTTGAAAGCGCACAAGATCTACTAAAAGCTAGTTTAGATGCTTACGCTAAAGATATGGAGGAAAATACCCAAAACATCAAATCCCAAATTAGAGATCAAGTTTTTAAGCTCCTTTATGTTCTGTTGATTGCTTGTTCTAGCATTGTGCTAGCTTGGATACTCAAACATCTTAGCCATAAATATTTATATAGCGATGAGCGAGCATACACGATTAATAAGGCAATTAATTTTATTAATGCCAATGTGGTGGTGCTCATCTTTCTATTTGCCTATTTAGAAAATGTCTCTTATCTAGTTACAATGCTAGGCTTTGTGGGCGCTGGATTTGCCATTGCCATGCGTGATTTATTCATGAGCATGCTAGGGTGGTTTAGCATTGTCCTAAAGGGTAGTTTGCATGTAGGCGATCGCATAAAAGTTGCTAAAGATGGAATGGTGTATATAGGAGATGTACTAGATATTTCCATGCTTTATATTACTTTATTTGAAGATGTTACTCTAACCACCTATCTTAAAAATAATGGCCGTGCCGGGCGCATTATTTTTATCCCTAATAATTATGTCTTTACCGGCTTAGTTTCTAATTACAGCCACTTAGGTTTAAAGACGGTGTGGGATAGTGTGGATTTTTTCCTAACCTTTGATTCTAACCACCAAAGGGCAATGGATATTGCTTTAAAAATTGCCACAACCCACTCACAACCCTATAGCGAAATCGCCCAAACCCAGTTTAGCAAAATGCGCACTAAATACGCTTTGCGCACTATTGAAGTTGCGCCTAAAGTGTATACCATGACAGAAAAAGATGGCATGCGTTTGTATGTTTCTTATCTAACGAATGCCTATGCGACTCTGAGTTTGCGTTCTAAAATTTCTACTGATGTGGTGCAAGCCTTTTTAAAAACCCGCGATGTTTTTTTAAGCACTGCTCTTAAAGAAATCCAAGAAAAACAAGAAAGTAGCCTTTAA
- a CDS encoding alanine dehydrogenase, giving the protein MQSIGLVKESMDLESRVGLIPQDVAFLTHYVSVLVEEGAGLMSGYSNEDYARAGATIISHKKAWEQGIVVKCKEPLEHEYSLLQEGATLFSFLDLAYNKSLASMLVEKKILSICTETIAGPKNNYPMLLPMSVIAGQLAAHLIQHYLLGLEHLPGVFGKGILLGGLVGQMRAKVVVVGGGVVGLEAAKALSLLGARVVVLELDYAKLQNHPYTFAHHLEILGINEENIERALEGAVGLVGAVLITSTSTPKVILKRHLQKMQKGGVVVDVACDLGGCVESIHQTSHSNPLYLAEGLLHYGVPNMPGVVARSSSVAYSHASLPYLVYFLEHGLKEFLKANTKTVANTSGGLSAYEGYLTQENIAKSFDLPYKSVTEILEALT; this is encoded by the coding sequence ATGCAAAGCATTGGTTTAGTCAAAGAAAGCATGGATTTAGAATCTAGGGTGGGTTTAATCCCTCAAGATGTAGCTTTCTTGACTCATTATGTCAGTGTGTTAGTTGAAGAGGGTGCGGGGCTGATGAGCGGGTATAGCAATGAGGATTATGCTAGAGCAGGGGCAACTATTATCTCTCATAAAAAGGCTTGGGAGCAAGGTATCGTAGTCAAATGCAAAGAACCCTTAGAACATGAATACTCTCTTTTACAAGAAGGGGCTACCCTTTTTAGTTTTTTAGATTTGGCCTATAATAAATCTCTAGCTTCCATGCTAGTAGAGAAAAAAATTCTCTCAATTTGTACAGAAACCATTGCCGGGCCAAAAAACAATTACCCGATGCTTTTACCCATGAGTGTGATAGCAGGCCAACTAGCCGCCCATTTAATTCAACATTATTTATTAGGGCTAGAACATTTACCCGGAGTTTTTGGTAAAGGGATTTTATTAGGGGGGCTTGTAGGGCAGATGCGGGCTAAAGTGGTGGTGGTAGGCGGTGGTGTGGTGGGTTTAGAAGCAGCCAAAGCACTAAGTTTATTAGGGGCTAGGGTAGTGGTGCTTGAATTAGATTATGCTAAATTACAAAACCACCCCTATACTTTTGCCCACCATCTAGAAATTTTAGGAATCAATGAGGAGAATATTGAGCGCGCATTAGAAGGGGCTGTAGGGTTAGTTGGTGCGGTACTCATCACAAGCACTAGTACACCTAAAGTTATTTTAAAACGGCATTTACAGAAAATGCAAAAAGGCGGAGTGGTGGTAGATGTGGCTTGTGATTTAGGCGGGTGTGTGGAGAGTATCCACCAAACCAGCCACTCTAACCCTCTCTATCTAGCTGAAGGATTATTACACTATGGCGTGCCTAATATGCCCGGAGTGGTGGCTAGAAGTAGTTCGGTTGCCTATAGCCATGCAAGTTTGCCCTATTTGGTTTACTTTTTAGAACATGGCCTAAAAGAATTTTTGAAAGCCAATACTAAAACTGTTGCCAACACCTCAGGGGGATTAAGCGCTTATGAAGGGTATTTAACACAAGAAAATATCGCTAAAAGTTTTGATCTGCCCTATAAAAGCGTAACAGAAATTTTGGAGGCACTAACTTAA
- a CDS encoding cupin domain-containing protein produces the protein MQVLHFLQGVKFDSLHIEKLLETDSGIEIRICMPRAEEMRKHQAPGAIKVRVLQGRIWFEVDGQKHTLETGDCISLDANIAHSLGGLEDSVLNLSLSKIDSVQRVLDVALNNA, from the coding sequence ATGCAAGTTTTACATTTTTTACAAGGTGTTAAATTTGATAGTTTACACATTGAAAAGCTTTTAGAAACAGATAGCGGTATTGAAATTCGCATTTGTATGCCCAGAGCAGAAGAAATGCGCAAACACCAAGCGCCCGGAGCGATTAAAGTACGGGTACTACAAGGGCGGATTTGGTTTGAAGTAGATGGGCAAAAGCACACTTTAGAAACCGGGGATTGTATTAGCTTAGATGCTAACATAGCCCATAGTCTTGGGGGGTTAGAAGATAGTGTTTTAAACTTGAGTTTAAGCAAGATAGATAGCGTTCAAAGAGTGCTAGATGTGGCTCTAAATAACGCCTAG